A region from the Wolbachia endosymbiont (group A) of Rhinocyllus conicus genome encodes:
- a CDS encoding AEC family transporter has product MFLTLFLKILPIYITIFIGYLSGKCLKIDRNTISQILFYIANPIVILYGVSHTEVNLKVISLPILIWFIGSTMSLSVYYLSSFLFKDNTRNILAFSSGSTSMGYFGLPIAMALFDEDSVSVYVVCYIGMALFENSLGFYIAANGIYTAKECILKLFKLPSLYAMVLGFFLSIYDIQIPTFLTDVMMNIRSTFVTLGMMLLGVSIANITSFKVDWKLALITITAKYVFWPLFVLGIVLLDKHVIGVYDESIYKALMLLAIIPVSGSSIILANILNYQPDKATLLLLISTAVGLFYVPLIISLFFTKLILF; this is encoded by the coding sequence ATGTTCCTTACTCTTTTCCTAAAAATATTACCTATTTATATTACAATATTTATTGGTTATTTATCAGGAAAATGTCTTAAAATTGACAGAAACACTATATCTCAAATACTCTTTTATATAGCTAATCCAATAGTGATTTTATATGGAGTCTCTCATACAGAAGTTAATTTAAAAGTAATTTCTCTGCCGATTTTGATATGGTTTATAGGTAGCACTATGTCCTTATCAGTGTATTATCTTTCTTCTTTTTTATTTAAGGATAACACGAGAAACATATTAGCGTTTAGCTCGGGCAGCACAAGTATGGGTTATTTTGGCCTGCCGATTGCCATGGCTTTGTTTGATGAAGATTCAGTATCTGTATATGTTGTTTGTTATATAGGAATGGCGTTGTTTGAAAATAGCTTAGGATTTTACATAGCTGCAAATGGTATTTATACCGCAAAAGAATGCATATTAAAGTTGTTCAAACTTCCTTCGCTTTATGCGATGGTTCTTGGCTTCTTTTTAAGTATATATGATATACAAATACCTACTTTTTTAACAGATGTTATGATGAATATTAGAAGTACATTTGTCACATTAGGGATGATGCTACTTGGAGTGAGCATTGCAAATATTACAAGCTTTAAAGTAGATTGGAAGCTTGCTTTGATCACTATTACAGCAAAGTACGTATTCTGGCCACTGTTTGTTTTAGGAATTGTCCTTCTAGACAAACATGTTATAGGTGTATACGACGAGAGTATATATAAAGCACTGATGTTGCTGGCTATTATTCCAGTTTCTGGGTCCAGTATAATACTTGCTAATATTTTGAATTATCAACCAGATAAAGCTACTCTGTTGCTTCTAATTAGTACTGCAGTGGGACTATTTTATGTTCCACTAATAATATCATTATTTTTTACTAAACTTATTCTTTTTTGA
- the prfA gene encoding peptide chain release factor 1, translating to MNIENNLQDLKKKFSDIERNLENLTNLSQKEFITLSKEYSELRPIIKIIDEYNTLKEEISDLEEIMKDENSEGDIKELAKEEFFEKHKVLLPKVKAKLKLALLPKDEDDSRNAILEIRAGTGGEEAALFAAMLFRMYQKYAERRNWKFEPISISNTGIGGYKEASALINGTEVFARLKFESGAHRVQRVPETESSGRLHTSAATVAILPEVEEVDFKIEEKDLRIDVYRSSGPGGQSVNTTDSAVRVTHLPTGIIVIQQDEKSQHKNKAKALKVLRARLYEIERQKKEMERSTMRKSQIGSGDRSERIRTYNFPQSRITDHRINLTSHRLEQIIKEGELDEFIEALISRNEAERLAGES from the coding sequence ATGAATATAGAGAATAATTTACAAGACTTAAAGAAAAAATTTAGTGATATAGAAAGGAACTTGGAAAACCTTACCAATTTAAGTCAAAAAGAATTCATTACCCTTTCAAAGGAATACTCTGAGCTCAGGCCAATAATCAAGATAATTGATGAATATAACACGCTGAAAGAGGAAATTTCAGATTTAGAAGAAATAATGAAAGATGAAAACAGCGAAGGTGATATAAAAGAGTTAGCAAAAGAAGAATTTTTCGAAAAGCACAAGGTATTATTACCAAAAGTAAAAGCAAAACTAAAGTTAGCATTATTGCCTAAAGATGAAGATGACTCAAGAAATGCAATATTAGAAATTAGAGCAGGCACAGGAGGAGAAGAAGCAGCATTATTTGCAGCAATGTTATTTCGTATGTATCAAAAATATGCAGAAAGAAGAAATTGGAAGTTCGAGCCAATAAGCATTTCTAATACAGGTATAGGTGGCTATAAGGAAGCTTCTGCACTCATTAATGGAACAGAAGTTTTTGCAAGGTTGAAATTTGAATCAGGAGCACACAGAGTACAGAGAGTGCCAGAAACTGAATCCTCAGGAAGGTTACATACCTCTGCCGCTACTGTTGCGATATTACCTGAAGTAGAAGAAGTTGACTTTAAAATAGAAGAAAAAGACTTACGAATAGATGTTTATAGATCCAGTGGTCCTGGAGGGCAATCAGTGAATACAACTGACAGCGCAGTAAGGGTCACCCACTTGCCAACAGGGATAATTGTAATACAGCAAGATGAAAAATCGCAGCACAAAAATAAAGCTAAAGCGCTTAAAGTATTGAGGGCAAGGCTATACGAAATTGAAAGACAAAAAAAAGAAATGGAAAGGTCAACAATGAGAAAAAGTCAGATTGGCTCTGGTGATCGTTCCGAGCGCATAAGAACATATAATTTTCCACAATCAAGAATAACAGACCACAGAATTAATCTAACTTCACATCGGCTAGAGCAGATTATAAAAGAAGGTGAACTAGATGAATTTATTGAGGCATTAATTTCACGTAATGAAGCAGAAAGATTGGCCGGGGAAAGTTAA
- a CDS encoding multidrug effflux MFS transporter, whose product MVHYFNVSEGTIQLTIAYNFLGFCIGGLFFGPLSECYGRRRIMIIGNTLLLIGAVGCVFAPSIFWLLISRFVQGIGVSTSVVVFAIVADSYKGDEAVKFIGIMNSVLTVVMAIAPVLGSFINEIVGWRGNYATVAILCLISWVLLLFLLPETKKDRDAFSLKKIMKDYRKLLSSPRFVTLSLMSSLFSAAYMSFITCGPFLYMKTFGLSSTIYALHQGAIVGCFSLISLFAGKILQKLGAIWCVISGTSVGAIGSLLLVIFSIIVPHSFYLVTLSMIIFSIGCAICQPVIFNASINVFPEIKGTASSAVSFIRAFIMAIFIGLTS is encoded by the coding sequence ATGGTGCACTATTTTAACGTATCAGAAGGCACAATTCAATTAACTATTGCTTATAATTTCCTAGGCTTTTGCATAGGAGGGTTGTTTTTTGGTCCATTGTCTGAATGCTATGGCAGAAGAAGGATTATGATCATAGGTAACACTTTGTTATTAATCGGCGCTGTTGGTTGTGTTTTTGCACCGTCGATTTTTTGGCTTTTAATTTCTCGCTTTGTTCAGGGCATTGGTGTTAGCACATCTGTAGTTGTGTTTGCAATCGTTGCAGACAGCTACAAAGGCGACGAAGCGGTGAAATTTATTGGAATCATGAATTCTGTTCTTACAGTTGTCATGGCAATTGCGCCAGTGTTAGGCAGTTTCATTAATGAAATTGTAGGATGGCGTGGTAATTATGCAACTGTTGCAATACTTTGTTTGATCTCTTGGGTTTTGCTGCTTTTTCTGTTACCAGAAACAAAAAAGGATCGCGATGCTTTCAGTTTGAAAAAAATAATGAAAGATTACAGAAAACTACTATCTAGTCCGAGGTTTGTTACGTTGTCTTTAATGTCAAGCCTCTTTTCTGCCGCTTATATGTCATTCATCACTTGTGGACCTTTTCTGTATATGAAGACTTTTGGTTTATCTAGCACTATTTATGCACTACATCAAGGTGCAATAGTTGGGTGCTTCTCACTCATTAGTCTATTTGCTGGCAAAATCTTACAGAAACTTGGAGCAATATGGTGTGTAATTTCTGGTACGAGCGTGGGTGCTATTGGGTCTCTATTGCTTGTAATATTCAGTATAATTGTACCCCACTCTTTCTACTTAGTAACACTGTCTATGATTATTTTTTCTATCGGTTGTGCAATTTGCCAGCCAGTGATTTTTAATGCATCAATAAATGTTTTCCCTGAAATTAAAGGCACAGCTTCTTCTGCAGTCTCGTTCATTAGAGCTTTTATCATGGCTATTTTTATCGGCTTAACAAGCTAA
- a CDS encoding adenylosuccinate synthase, with the protein MNNIVIVGLQWGDEGKGKIVDYLSGNADVVVRFQGGNNAGHTIVIDDEVYKLNLLPSAVLRTGKISIIGNGVALDSHALISEIESLKVKGVDVNYNNLMVSESCPLILSVHKDKEKLFEDLNGNHKIGTTNKGIGPCYEDKVGRRAIRLCDLENADELNKRVDTLLNYHNAIRKGLNYQVVKKEEILKEIQGISKKILSYKKPVWRILNDFVKEGKKIIFEGAQGTFLDIDHGTYPFVTSSNTVASQAITGSGLASNAYIIGVVKAYTTRVGNGPFPTEQKNEIGDSLFTIGKELGTVSNRRRRCGWFDAVLVRQAVQLSGVSSIVLTKLDVLDSFDTIKICTGYKYSGKMYDYLPASHSIQEELEPIYEEFPGWKENTQGKRSIEALPINLIKYIDKLEKLIGVPIHLISTSPKREDVIELKDF; encoded by the coding sequence ATGAATAACATTGTAATTGTTGGTCTGCAATGGGGTGACGAAGGCAAGGGTAAAATAGTAGATTATCTTTCTGGGAATGCAGATGTAGTTGTGAGATTTCAGGGAGGAAATAATGCAGGGCACACTATAGTAATAGATGATGAGGTTTATAAATTAAATTTACTGCCCTCTGCTGTTTTGAGAACGGGCAAAATATCCATCATAGGAAACGGTGTTGCTCTTGATTCACATGCTCTAATCTCAGAAATAGAGTCATTGAAAGTTAAAGGAGTGGACGTAAACTATAACAACTTGATGGTATCCGAGAGCTGTCCATTAATACTTAGCGTACATAAGGACAAGGAAAAGCTATTTGAAGATTTAAACGGAAATCACAAAATTGGTACAACAAACAAAGGGATAGGGCCATGTTATGAAGATAAAGTTGGAAGGAGAGCTATACGCCTTTGTGATTTAGAAAACGCAGATGAGCTCAATAAAAGAGTGGATACTCTTCTGAATTACCACAATGCTATCAGAAAAGGCCTTAACTACCAGGTGGTTAAAAAAGAAGAAATATTAAAAGAAATTCAAGGGATTTCAAAAAAAATTCTTTCATATAAAAAACCTGTGTGGAGGATATTAAATGACTTTGTGAAAGAAGGTAAGAAAATAATATTTGAAGGCGCCCAAGGCACATTTTTAGATATCGACCACGGAACTTACCCTTTTGTTACTTCAAGTAATACTGTAGCGTCGCAAGCAATAACAGGCTCAGGATTAGCCTCCAATGCTTACATTATTGGTGTGGTAAAAGCTTATACAACAAGAGTGGGCAATGGTCCATTCCCTACTGAGCAAAAAAACGAGATTGGAGATAGCTTATTTACTATAGGCAAGGAGCTTGGAACAGTGAGCAATAGAAGAAGGCGCTGCGGATGGTTTGACGCAGTTTTAGTGCGCCAGGCTGTGCAACTTTCTGGAGTTTCAAGCATTGTATTAACCAAATTAGATGTGCTTGATTCTTTTGATACAATTAAAATATGCACTGGTTACAAGTATAGCGGGAAAATGTATGATTATTTACCCGCATCGCATTCAATACAGGAGGAATTAGAGCCAATATATGAAGAGTTTCCTGGCTGGAAAGAAAATACTCAAGGTAAAAGGTCGATTGAAGCATTGCCTATCAATTTAATAAAATATATAGACAAGTTAGAAAAATTAATAGGTGTACCAATTCATCTAATTTCAACTAGTCCAAAAAGAGAGGATGTTATTGAGCTTAAAGATTTCTGA
- a CDS encoding Maf family nucleotide pyrophosphatase encodes MTERSLNNLILASSSKRRIALLKQINIEPGLILPADIDEAPLKKELPKDYSIRMAKSKAEKIQSSNPNYFVLGVDTVVACGRRILLKAENVEQAEKCIRLLSGRRHRVYTSVCLLTPDQSKQHIRTVVTIVKFKRLSEQEIKYYLASEEWKNRAGGCNIQGLAGMFVLFLRGSYSSVIGLPLHETYCLLSNYFNREC; translated from the coding sequence GTGACAGAACGATCTCTAAATAATCTTATTCTTGCTTCATCATCGAAAAGGCGTATAGCTTTACTAAAACAAATAAATATTGAGCCAGGTTTAATTTTGCCAGCAGACATAGATGAAGCCCCTTTAAAAAAGGAACTTCCGAAGGATTACTCAATCCGTATGGCAAAAAGTAAAGCTGAGAAAATACAAAGTTCAAATCCAAATTACTTTGTGCTTGGTGTTGATACAGTTGTTGCTTGTGGTAGAAGGATATTGCTTAAAGCTGAAAACGTTGAGCAAGCAGAAAAATGCATCCGCTTGTTATCAGGAAGAAGGCATAGAGTATATACCAGTGTGTGTCTATTAACTCCCGATCAATCTAAACAACATATTAGAACTGTGGTTACAATAGTGAAATTTAAACGTCTCAGTGAACAAGAAATTAAGTATTATTTAGCATCAGAAGAGTGGAAAAATAGGGCAGGGGGATGCAATATACAAGGCCTAGCTGGGATGTTCGTATTGTTCTTACGCGGCTCCTACTCTTCCGTTATAGGGTTACCATTACATGAAACCTATTGTTTGCTAAGTAATTATTTTAACCGGGAGTGTTAA
- a CDS encoding FtsB family cell division protein has protein sequence MFIPKKKQKLLCLSAALFISSLTLYFSISTITGKRGLLTLIDLKKEIEYNKLLLKDVSSEKEKLDNKVFGLYEKSLDLDLLDEQAKNALGYVNPNELMVVLDVE, from the coding sequence GTGTTTATACCTAAAAAGAAGCAAAAGTTATTGTGTTTAAGCGCAGCCTTATTCATTTCTTCTCTTACATTATATTTTAGCATTAGCACAATTACAGGTAAACGTGGCTTATTGACGTTAATCGACTTAAAAAAAGAGATTGAGTACAATAAGCTTTTGCTAAAGGATGTCTCTTCTGAAAAGGAAAAGTTGGACAATAAAGTATTTGGCTTATATGAAAAAAGCTTAGATTTAGATCTGCTTGATGAGCAAGCAAAAAATGCTTTAGGTTATGTGAACCCTAATGAACTTATGGTTGTTCTTGACGTGGAATAG
- the yihA gene encoding ribosome biogenesis GTP-binding protein YihA/YsxC: MMARQITSSCNFIFGASDMKSLPDESAPEIAFAGRSNVGKSSLINLLINSKKAARVSSKPGCTRQINFYSMYNDKFRLVDLPGYGYSHAGKEEIIQYLNLIEYYLIQRKNLRRVFVLIDSKVGLKEIDKDFIYWLIYNNINFNVVLTKIDKVSQKSLDAILEDTQKWINNENVSIHQISIRVKHKIIKVRDEFFKFTR, from the coding sequence ATAATGGCAAGACAGATAACATCAAGCTGCAATTTCATATTTGGAGCTTCGGACATGAAATCATTACCAGATGAGTCGGCTCCAGAGATTGCGTTTGCTGGTAGATCAAATGTAGGAAAATCCAGTCTGATCAACTTACTGATAAACAGCAAAAAAGCTGCCAGAGTTTCCTCTAAACCTGGATGCACTAGACAAATAAATTTTTATTCTATGTACAATGATAAATTCAGACTTGTTGACCTACCAGGGTATGGTTATTCTCATGCAGGTAAGGAGGAAATTATACAATATTTAAACTTAATTGAGTATTATCTAATTCAAAGAAAAAATCTAAGAAGAGTGTTTGTGTTGATAGATAGCAAGGTAGGATTAAAAGAAATAGACAAAGACTTCATTTATTGGTTAATATATAATAATATTAACTTTAACGTTGTGCTAACAAAAATAGATAAAGTGAGTCAAAAAAGCCTAGATGCCATTCTAGAAGATACTCAAAAATGGATTAATAATGAGAATGTGTCAATTCATCAAATAAGCATCCGTGTTAAGCATAAAATAATCAAGGTAAGAGATGAGTTTTTCAAGTTTACAAGATAA
- a CDS encoding IS5 family transposase: protein MPQKMKVSNQNEYNKFLEKRGNIFRYIDEAIENWYENSPKMQGGNYIYSDKVVILVHIIVNLFRIGLRQTVGFIKGYLQQIGKNLAVISYSQASRRFKKLNIKINDCRVDKSNMENIEIIIDSTSISIYSNTPGHSKENSADRKYRSYEQVRKLHVMLSVNSKKAIAARYSNGVYSDHYGACDLLEEVNFQHKIKALYADRAYDRHKLYKLCKKYDIKTKVLPKKDAAEHSKIDYMSDRNAAIRLIKLYGQDGVKERKKEAIYGKRSYIEGFFSRLKQVFGFSFRNKSEVNREKELLIKCYLLNKFTDIGMAKFEIIT from the coding sequence ATGCCACAGAAAATGAAAGTCAGTAACCAAAACGAATATAACAAATTCCTTGAAAAAAGGGGAAATATTTTTCGTTACATCGATGAAGCTATCGAAAATTGGTATGAAAATAGTCCAAAAATGCAGGGCGGCAACTATATTTACAGTGATAAAGTCGTAATTTTGGTGCATATAATTGTCAATCTTTTTAGAATTGGGTTAAGACAAACGGTGGGGTTTATAAAAGGATATCTGCAACAAATAGGAAAAAATTTGGCAGTTATCAGCTATTCACAAGCATCAAGAAGGTTTAAAAAACTTAATATTAAGATAAATGATTGCAGGGTTGATAAAAGCAACATGGAAAATATTGAAATTATCATAGATAGCACAAGTATCAGCATTTACAGTAACACTCCTGGCCACAGTAAGGAAAACAGTGCAGATAGAAAGTACCGAAGCTACGAGCAAGTAAGAAAGTTACATGTTATGTTAAGTGTGAATAGTAAAAAAGCTATAGCTGCAAGATACAGTAATGGCGTCTACTCTGACCACTATGGAGCTTGCGATTTGCTTGAAGAAGTTAATTTTCAGCACAAAATAAAAGCATTATATGCAGATAGGGCATACGATAGGCACAAACTTTATAAATTGTGTAAGAAATACGATATAAAGACAAAAGTTCTACCAAAAAAGGATGCAGCAGAACATTCAAAAATAGATTATATGTCTGACAGGAATGCTGCTATTAGGTTAATAAAATTATATGGACAAGATGGTGTAAAAGAGCGGAAAAAGGAAGCAATTTATGGAAAGAGATCTTACATAGAAGGATTTTTCTCAAGGTTGAAGCAAGTATTTGGATTTAGCTTTAGGAATAAATCTGAAGTAAATCGTGAAAAAGAATTACTAATTAAGTGCTATTTGCTCAACAAATTCACTGATATTGGTATGGCTAAATTTGAAATCATTACATAA
- the infA gene encoding translation initiation factor IF-1 → MIKGEKSKTIFEVEGAVTALLPAAEFRVKLDNEHEIICHVSGKVRRSKIRIIIGDRVLVEMSIYDRNAKKGRIIRRLKGTSDRTISK, encoded by the coding sequence ATGATAAAAGGCGAGAAATCGAAAACAATTTTTGAAGTGGAAGGGGCAGTAACTGCTTTACTACCTGCAGCAGAATTTAGAGTGAAACTGGACAATGAACATGAGATTATCTGTCATGTATCAGGGAAAGTGAGAAGAAGTAAAATACGCATCATTATCGGGGATAGGGTGTTAGTTGAGATGAGCATTTACGATAGGAATGCGAAAAAAGGTCGGATCATTAGAAGGCTTAAAGGTACAAGTGACAGAACGATCTCTAAATAA
- the ccmC gene encoding heme ABC transporter permease CcmC, with translation MFLLKPTNFTSFSKKALPWLGIICFACFLIGMFLALFFSPEDYKQGEIVRIMYIHVPSAWLALGIYGLIASLSFISLVWNNSIASVLAHAAAPAGTVFSAICLITGSIWGKGTWGTWWVWDARLTSMLILFFLYVGYLSLWSAFDNEARAEKSAAVFAIFSAINIPVVKFSVNLWSTLHQPASILRRGGVAIESSLLLPLIVMFMFCATFFLVVWILYSLHLINLYKIKREISMRY, from the coding sequence ATGTTTTTATTAAAGCCTACAAATTTCACTTCTTTTTCTAAAAAAGCACTACCTTGGCTTGGGATTATTTGTTTCGCATGTTTTTTAATTGGAATGTTTTTAGCGTTATTCTTCTCCCCAGAAGATTATAAACAAGGAGAAATTGTACGAATTATGTACATTCATGTGCCTTCTGCATGGCTTGCTCTTGGAATATATGGACTCATTGCATCACTTAGTTTCATTTCATTGGTGTGGAACAATAGCATTGCTAGTGTCTTGGCACATGCTGCTGCTCCTGCAGGGACAGTCTTTTCTGCAATATGCTTAATCACAGGTAGCATCTGGGGAAAAGGAACCTGGGGCACTTGGTGGGTATGGGATGCAAGGCTTACTTCAATGCTAATTTTATTTTTCCTATATGTTGGCTACCTTTCATTGTGGAGCGCTTTTGATAATGAAGCGAGGGCAGAAAAATCAGCAGCAGTATTTGCCATTTTTAGTGCTATAAATATTCCCGTAGTAAAATTTTCTGTGAATTTATGGTCTACTCTCCATCAGCCAGCAAGCATTTTGAGAAGAGGTGGAGTAGCAATAGAAAGTTCTTTGCTGTTGCCACTCATTGTAATGTTTATGTTTTGTGCCACATTTTTTTTAGTAGTGTGGATACTATACTCACTTCACTTAATTAATTTGTACAAAATAAAGAGAGAAATCAGTATGCGGTATTAG
- the ykgO gene encoding type B 50S ribosomal protein L36 yields MKVKGSLKSHRNRDKNCKVVKRGGKIYIINKVKPRCKARQGS; encoded by the coding sequence ATGAAAGTCAAAGGGTCGCTAAAATCTCATCGTAACAGAGATAAAAATTGTAAAGTTGTGAAAAGGGGTGGTAAGATTTACATTATAAACAAGGTAAAGCCAAGGTGTAAAGCGCGTCAAGGTTCTTAG
- a CDS encoding pyruvate, water dikinase regulatory protein, with product MTLKKLNLHLVSDSSGETVISVAKSALKHFRSVETIEYVWSFVKGEEQIDKILEEINRKSDEHNFVICTITDDELRKYLKDNCIKLKIPYRAILSHIIREISSYLEIEKDEKLDLHTEINNEYFQRIEAINYTINHDDGQNIQDIDKADIILVGVSRTSKSPTSTYLAYRGYKVANIPFVSGVPFYVDLAKLKNKLTIGVTIDVSRLIEIRKNRLTSINNEDNNIYANPRKVEKEIKEAEELFKQNNWPIIDVTQKSIEEVSATIIQYFNKM from the coding sequence ATGACCCTTAAAAAGCTTAATTTACACTTAGTATCAGATTCAAGTGGTGAAACTGTTATATCAGTTGCAAAATCAGCTCTGAAACACTTTCGTTCTGTAGAAACAATCGAATATGTTTGGTCTTTTGTGAAAGGAGAAGAGCAGATTGACAAAATTCTGGAGGAAATTAATAGGAAAAGTGATGAGCATAATTTTGTTATATGCACTATTACTGATGATGAGCTAAGAAAATATCTAAAAGATAACTGTATAAAGTTGAAAATTCCCTATAGAGCAATATTATCACATATTATTAGAGAAATTTCGTCCTATCTTGAAATTGAAAAAGACGAAAAGCTTGACTTGCATACTGAGATAAATAACGAATATTTTCAGCGCATTGAGGCAATAAACTACACTATTAATCATGATGATGGGCAAAATATTCAAGATATTGATAAAGCAGATATAATTTTGGTTGGAGTTTCACGTACATCAAAATCTCCCACCAGTACGTATTTAGCTTACCGAGGCTATAAGGTTGCAAATATTCCTTTTGTTAGTGGAGTACCCTTTTATGTCGACTTGGCAAAATTAAAAAATAAACTAACAATAGGGGTAACAATAGACGTAAGTAGGCTAATAGAAATACGCAAAAATAGACTTACTTCAATTAACAACGAAGATAATAATATATATGCTAATCCTAGAAAAGTAGAAAAGGAAATTAAAGAAGCAGAGGAACTATTTAAGCAGAATAACTGGCCAATTATTGATGTCACGCAAAAGTCAATCGAAGAAGTATCAGCAACAATTATACAGTATTTTAATAAAATGTGA
- the argB gene encoding acetylglutamate kinase — MKSSEFLKGEVSFEQKAEILLEVLSSIPSFVGETFVIKCGSVTISDETLFYTFVHNVVLLKQLGINPVIVHDGEYEINSVLKMLGMDSKFVNGIRLTDKDTIKIIEMALCGSVNKKIVQHINSAGGSAIGLCGKDGNLIKAEKISATLKEDRSNNIEKILDMGFIGRPTEINPDILFFIEESDFIPVIAPIGHGKNGETYHIDADSTASTIAIAVSASKMITFSDTGEEIDKIGGRKISVKNLNASIDCGKIQGEKFIGRLMAYTKMVEECAGVVHIVDGRIPNIMLDLFTENNSSISIVSDL; from the coding sequence ATGAAAAGTAGTGAATTTTTAAAGGGTGAAGTATCATTTGAACAAAAAGCAGAAATATTACTTGAAGTGCTGTCTAGCATACCTAGCTTTGTGGGTGAAACTTTTGTCATTAAATGTGGCAGCGTAACGATCTCAGATGAAACACTATTCTATACTTTTGTGCATAATGTTGTCTTATTAAAGCAGCTTGGTATAAATCCGGTGATAGTTCATGACGGAGAATATGAAATTAACTCAGTGTTAAAAATGCTGGGTATGGACAGTAAGTTTGTGAATGGTATCAGACTTACAGACAAAGACACTATAAAAATCATTGAAATGGCACTGTGTGGTTCAGTTAATAAAAAAATTGTTCAGCATATAAATTCTGCTGGTGGTTCAGCTATTGGATTATGTGGAAAAGACGGCAACTTAATAAAAGCTGAAAAGATAAGCGCTACGCTTAAGGAAGACAGATCAAATAACATCGAAAAAATACTAGACATGGGATTCATCGGTAGGCCCACTGAAATCAATCCTGATATATTATTTTTTATTGAAGAATCAGATTTTATACCAGTTATTGCACCAATTGGTCATGGAAAAAATGGGGAAACATATCATATTGATGCCGATAGCACTGCAAGCACAATTGCAATTGCAGTTTCTGCATCTAAAATGATAACCTTTAGCGATACAGGTGAAGAAATAGATAAAATTGGTGGCAGGAAGATATCTGTTAAAAATTTAAATGCATCGATTGATTGTGGCAAAATTCAAGGAGAAAAATTTATTGGAAGGCTTATGGCATATACTAAAATGGTAGAGGAATGTGCTGGAGTTGTTCACATAGTTGATGGTAGAATACCTAACATTATGCTTGATTTATTTACTGAGAATAATTCAAGCATATCAATTGTGAGTGATTTATAA